The segment TTCCGGCCCCTGAACATCACGGCGCGCGACACGCTGGAAGCGGCCATGCGTAAGGCCCAGAGCGCCAGCTTTGGCCCCACTGACTGCGCCCAGCCCATGCTGTGGGCCGCCCAACAGAAGCTCCAGGTGGACACCTTCGTGGTCTACACCGACAACGAAACCTGGGCTGGAGCGGTTCACCCGACCGCCGCACTGGACCGCTACCGTCAGAAGATGGGCATCGGCGCGCGCCTGATCGTGGTCGGCCTGACCGCCACCGGGTTTACCATCGCGGACCCCAACCGCACCGACATGCTAGACGTGGTGGGCTTCGATTCGGCAGCGCCGGGCGTGATGGCGGACTTCGCGCGGGGAGCGTTGTAAGGCGCAGAGCGGCCAGAGCAAAAGGCCGATGGCCGGGGCATGAAAGCCCCGGCCACCTTTTGTGTTCTTGCCGGATTAGGGCAGAACGACGATGCGGCCCTTGACGGTGTTCGTCAGGCTGGGGCCTTTGAGCTTCAGGTAGTTGCTCAGCACGTCGGTGTCGGCCACGCCGGGCAACTGCACGACATTGGTCGCGCTCTTGAACGCCGCGAAGTTGTCGCCACCTGCCGCCAGGAAGTTATTCGTGGCAATGCGGTAGGTGCCGGTGGCGCTGATGGCGGTGCCGTTGAGTTTGATGCTGGCAATGTCGATCTTGCTGCCGGCCGCAGCGCTCTGGCTGTAGCTGTAGGTAAAGCCTTCAGACACTTGCAGCAGCTTTACATTAGGCGCCACGTTGCCACCCGAGAACTGCTGCTCCAGCAGCTCGTCAAGCTGAGCGCCGGTGAGGGTCAGGACAGTAGTGGTATTACCGAACGGGTTGACAGCGAACACGTCCCCGAAGTTGACCGCATTGCCCGGCTTGACCTGAAGGGCGTCGGGCAGGTCGGCACGGATACCGCCAGGATTCATGATGCCGATCACGGCGCCCTGACCTTTACCGGTTTCCAGCAGCGCGTCAGCAATCACGTCGCCCAGGGCTGACTCGGTGTTACGGGCGTTGGCAATGCCGCGCTGAATCTGGGGCGAGCCAAGGCGCGCAATCTCGACGCTGCTGATCGCAGCCACTTTGCTCTTGGCCGTGGTCACAATCTGCGTCTGTGCGAAGTCAAGCTCGTTGGCGGCCTTACGGGCGTCGTAGTTCACGACGAGGTTCTGGGCCTTGACGGTCATCACCTTGTGATTGGCTTTGTCCAAGGTCAGGTCCAGGCGCTGCAGGAGGTGCCCGTACTGCTCGCCCTGAATGACGATGCGGTCTTTGCCTGCGGGGTCAGGCACCAGGCAGTTGTAGCCCTGGTGGCTGTGCCCACTGATGATCGCCGTCACAGCTGGGTCAACGCGCTTGGCAATGTCCACAATCGCACTGCCAGTGTTCAGGACTTTACAGCCGACCGTCGCGTAGGTGACGTCCTTGTTGATTTCGGCACCCTTGTCATCCTTGCGAACAATCTCGCCGCCTTCGTGAATCAGCATGATGATGGCGTCCACGTTCTGGCTCTTCAGCTCGGGGATGACAGCGTTTACAGCGTCGGCTTCGTCGCTGAATGTCAGCGTGCTCACGCCTTCGGGGCTCACAATAGTCGGCGTGGTCTTGGTGACAGCCCCCACGAACGCAATCTTGGCACCGCCCACGTTCTGCACCACGTAAGGGGCGAAGGGGCGGCCCGTCTTGCCGGATGACGCATTGTACTGCACGTTGGCGCCAATCCACTTGAAGCTCGCGCCTTTGTAGTTGGGGTCAAACTTACAGGCCTTGCCCTTATCATTGCTGTCACAGCCACCGTTTTGCATCCGCAGCAGTTCGGTCAGGCCCTGGTCGAACTCATGGTTGCCCAGCGCGCTCACCGACATGCCCAGGGCGCTGAGGGCGTACACCGCCGGCTCGTCGCGCAGCAGACCCGAGGTAATGGGGCTGGCGCCAATCAGGTCGCCGCCGCCCACAAACACTGTGTTGGGGTTGGCTTTGCGCGCCGCCGTCAGTTCAGCGCCGATGGCTTCCGTGCCGCCCGCGCTAATAGGCTTCTCTGCTCCAACTGGTGTAAAACCGGTCGGTTCCAGGTT is part of the Deinococcus betulae genome and harbors:
- a CDS encoding bifunctional metallophosphatase/5'-nucleotidase, with amino-acid sequence MRKTPLLLLTVALGLSACTTTPTTLTPDPVNVTVLGLNDFHGNLEPTGFTPVGAEKPISAGGTEAIGAELTAARKANPNTVFVGGGDLIGASPITSGLLRDEPAVYALSALGMSVSALGNHEFDQGLTELLRMQNGGCDSNDKGKACKFDPNYKGASFKWIGANVQYNASSGKTGRPFAPYVVQNVGGAKIAFVGAVTKTTPTIVSPEGVSTLTFSDEADAVNAVIPELKSQNVDAIIMLIHEGGEIVRKDDKGAEINKDVTYATVGCKVLNTGSAIVDIAKRVDPAVTAIISGHSHQGYNCLVPDPAGKDRIVIQGEQYGHLLQRLDLTLDKANHKVMTVKAQNLVVNYDARKAANELDFAQTQIVTTAKSKVAAISSVEIARLGSPQIQRGIANARNTESALGDVIADALLETGKGQGAVIGIMNPGGIRADLPDALQVKPGNAVNFGDVFAVNPFGNTTTVLTLTGAQLDELLEQQFSGGNVAPNVKLLQVSEGFTYSYSQSAAAGSKIDIASIKLNGTAISATGTYRIATNNFLAAGGDNFAAFKSATNVVQLPGVADTDVLSNYLKLKGPSLTNTVKGRIVVLP